The following are encoded together in the Equus przewalskii isolate Varuska chromosome 14, EquPr2, whole genome shotgun sequence genome:
- the CENPA gene encoding histone H3-like centromeric protein A, giving the protein MGPRRRIRKPETPRRRAASPTPGRPRPGPPSGASSRPSGRRRSTKVLREIRKLQKSTHLLLRKYPFSRLAREICITFTRGVDFNWQAQALMALQEAAEAFLVHLFEDAYLLSLHAGRVTLFPKDVQLARRIRGIQEGLG; this is encoded by the exons ATGGGCCCGCGCCGCCGGATCCGCAAGCCCGAAACCCCGAGGAGGCGCGCCGCCAGCCCGACCCCCGGCCGGCCCCGGCCCGGACCCCCCTCAG GCGCATCCTCCCGTCCGTCTGGTCGCCGGAGGTCCACGAAGGTGCTGAGGGAGATCCGAAAGCTGCAGAAGAGCACGCACCTGCTGCTGAGGAAGTACCCCTTCAGCCGCCTG GCAAGAGAAATATGTATTACATTCACTCGTGGTGTGGACTTCAATTGGCAAGCCCAGGCCCTGATGGCCCTACAAGAG GCAGCGGAAGCCTTTCTAGTTCATCTCTTTGAGGACGCCTATCTGCTCTCCTTACATGCCGGCCGAGTTACTCTCTTCCCGAAGGACGTGCAACTGGCCAGGAGGATCCGAGGCATTCAGGAAGGGCTCGGCTGA
- the SLC35F6 gene encoding solute carrier family 35 member F6 codes for MAWTRYQLFLAGLMLVTGSINTLSAKWADNFVAQGCGGSKEHSFQHPFLQAVGMFLGEFSCLAVFYLLRCRAAGQPDASLGPQQPFNPLLFLPPALCDMTGTSIMYVALNMTSASSFQMLRGAVIIFTGLFSVAFLGRRLALSQWLGILVTIAGLVVVGLADLLSKHDDQHKLSEVITGDLLIIMAQIIISIQMVLEEKFVYKHNVHPLRAVGTEGLFGLVILSLLLVPMYYIPAGSFSGNPRGVLEDALDAFCQVGRQPLIALALLGNISSIAFFNFAGISVTKELSATTRMVLDSLRTVVIWALSLALGWEAFHPLQILGFLILLLGTALYNGLHRPLLTRLSRGRPPAEEGEHERLLGGSRTAINDAS; via the exons GTGGGCAGACAACTTCGTGGCCCAGGGCTGTGGAGGGAGCAAGGAACACAGCTTCCAGCATCCCTTCCTCCAG GCAGTGGGCATGTTCCTGGGAGAGTTCTCCTGCCTGGCTGTCTTCTACCTGCTCCGGTGCAGAGCTGCCGGGCAGCCAGACGCCAGCCTGGGTCCCCAGCAGCCCTTCAACCCACTTCTTTttctgcccccagccctctgCGACATGACTGGAACCAGCATCATGTATGTGG CCCTGAACATGACCAGTGCCTCCAGCTTCCAGATGCTGCGGGGAGCAGTGATCATATTCACAGGCCTGTTCTCGGTGGCCTTCCTGGGGCGGAGGCTGGCGCTGAGCCAGTGGCTGGGCATCCTTGTGACCATTGCAGGACTGGTGGTTGTGGGCCTAGCTGACCTCCTGAGCAAGCACGACGATCAGCACAAGCTCAGCGAAGTGATCACAG GGGACCTGTTGATCATCATGGCCCAGATCATCATCTCCATCCAGATGGTGCTAGAGGAGAAGTTCGTCTACAAGCACAACGTGCACCCGCTGCGGGCAGTTGGCACTGAGG GCCTCTTTGGCTTGGTGATCCTCTCCCTGCTGCTGGTGCCCATGTACTACATCCCCGCCGGCTCCTTCAGTGGAAACCCTCGCGGGGTGCTAGAGGACGCACTGGACGCCTTCTGCCAGGTGGGCCGACAACCGCTCATCGCCCTGGCACTGCTGGGCAACATCAGCAGCATTGCCTTCTTCAACTTTGCGGGCATCAGTGTCACTAAGGAACTGAGTGCCACCACCCGCATGGTACTGGACAGCCTGCGTACCGTTGTCATCTGGGCACTGAGCCTGGCACTGGGCTGGGAGGCCTTCCACCCTCTGCAGATCCTCGGGTTCCTCATCCTCCTGTTGGGCACTGCCCTCTACAACGGGCTGCACCGCCCACTGCTGACCCGCctgtccaggggccggcccccagcagaAGAGGGCGAGCATGAGAGACTGCTGGGTGGCTCTCGGACTGCCATCAACGATGCCAGCTGA